DNA from Rhinatrema bivittatum chromosome 16, aRhiBiv1.1, whole genome shotgun sequence:
acatgcgccagcactgacagacacactaccaagccccatatatatatatatattttttttaatgaattgttCAAATGAATTCCTTCAGTGGAATCTGCCTCTTCACTGGACATTCAGAGTGGCAGCATTAACTTCTGAGATGGAGAATAGGAGTTACTGCAGAAGAACCCAAGTGGCAGCTCGATCAATGATTGATCCTGAGGTGCTAGTGGAgcaggaacggggggggggggaggatcctaTGGTCTTCCACTGGTTTGCTCTGAGCTCAGAAAAGGAACTAACTGACCCCCAGCCCTTGCGTCTGTTCGGGGCGTGCTCTGATCTGGGGGCTGGAAGTTCCAGCAGCGGTGTGTCCGGCCTCCGGGTCTCAGCTGTGAAGCACCATGCTGCTGGCTTTGAGGAGAGGCCAGCTCGGCTGGGGCTGTGCTACAGGAGATGGGGCACTGATGGCTCAGCTGAAGGATAAGAGGAGTCCTTTCAGAAGGAGAACAAGAAACACAGGGGGCTTTTGACTCTGCCTGACGTTCATCCTGTTACCTCCTTTTACCAACTATAATTAAATTGTTATTGTATAAAAGGACTAGGACATGTTAACTCTCCCTGCAATCAGCATTGTGATGAGGCTTTCCTACAAGACATATTAGCTATCTGATGCccaagtgttaaataaatattgtacaagaagtaatgtatttttttctcCCTTCAGCGTGGTTGCTTTCTGAATACCCTGCAGGATCTTGTTAAAAAGCTGCGTCAAGCCACGGatttaaaggtttttcttttcttttcttttagttaTCCCGGATCTCCTTCACGTGTCTGCGACCTCAACGTCTCCCCTCAAGGGCCGGCTGGCTGCAGTGTCCCCGCTGCATCTGGCCATGGCAGAAAGCAAGGAGATGCAGCTGACCTGCACCGCCCTGACGCAGTCCCAGCAGCACACCCACCTCGCCGTCTCCTTCGGCGTGTCCGCCCCCGATGCGCCGGTGGGGCGACAGACCCTGAAGGAGATCATCGCGGTGCGGCGAGATTTCACCGTGGAGGCCGGGACCGGCGGCCTCTTTGCCGACCGTCATCAGAGCGGGGAGGTCCGCGTGGAGAAAACCGGCGCCGACAAGTACAAGCTGGTGATCGCCAGCCTGCGGCCGGAAGACACGGGCACGTACCACTGCACCGCCGCGGAGTGGATCCAGGACCCCGACGGAAGCTGGCAGAAGATCACCGAGAAGCGCTCTGTTCTGGCTCAGGTTAACGTCCAGGCAATAGGTAAAGTAGCTCACGCTGGTGCAAAGATcttgacccctcccccccaaaaaacattgaCAACAGAGAGCAATACTCCATTTTTAATAAAGTGCATTTTGATCTGTGACTTTTTAAGATTCTGTTCAACCGTTTCATGAtcttctcctcttctttcccTGGACAGATAAAACTGGCTCATGCTACCAGGCAAGCCCGAGTTGTGACATCTTCCCTGATAGAAATCTTGCTTATGTATTAAGCAGTGGGGTTAATCAACTTTCTTTTCAGAGGGAAACAACGGGGAGGGGATGGCACAAAGCCAGGGCTGCAAAAGGATAGCAAGTTGGAAAGCAAATGAGGGGTTTCCCAGGGATTTTTAAATTCCTCCCCAACTCATCAGGAAAAAAATGCACTTGCCGTATATTATTACCCCCACTTACcgaaataagtaaaaataatcctctcctctcccatGCACCACATCTGCCCACCCGGATGTTGGTGTctcccaccctctcctccatcATCTGCCTCCCACCGCAGccctcttcttctccttccctggcaaggcctccccccccccccgccggggCCGAGACCGCTCCTCTCTGGCCCCCAGTCCTGCCCAAAGCTCCGCCAGCACCTCCCTGCGCACCAGCCACCTCGGTTTGCCAGCCGTGGAAGACCTGCCCCCGTCGCGGGCGAGGCGGGCTTTCAAAACCGTGGCAGCTTCCAAACTCGGCTGCCGTTTAAGTCCGAGGGAACGAGGGGCTGGATCATAAGCCTAGCACCTCTAGGGGCTCCCAGGTTTATTGGGGTCTGCCCAAATCTGGGCAGAGCAAAGGGAATTCATGCCTCCTGCCTCTGCAGTTACCTTACCAAAGACTTCCAGATAAACTCTGGGGAGAGTCCTGACCTAagtgaaagatacaaaatatatatacacgTATGTGCCGAAGATTTGATGCCCGAGCGTTCCCGTGGGAATATGTACTAAATAGTGCTTTGGGGCATTAATTTAGATAGCAAGAATTTGATTTTGCAAGATTTGGTGACGAGACGGTTTGATACCCATTGAAAGAGAAAGATTTATGGGGGCAGAAAGCTCAGCAGACCCCTGCCAAATGCATCAGGGATCCAGGACACTCACCATAGGTGTTTTCGGCGATGCAGGAAAAGGAAGAGCGATGGCCAAGCCGTTGCATCTCAGTTGTACCAGTGCCGCTTAACTCGCTTGCATTTATCTGATTTGTATTCCACTATTCACTCGCCAGCTGTTCATTTCTCTGTCACTCTTGCTTTTATTCCGAATGGTTTCTATTTTTTGGCCTAAAGGATGTCACCGCTTACTACtcagatatgtttttttttttttggaaaatgtctacttttcttttgtttgaaaGGACTCCTCTGAGGTCACGCTTGTCTGTTAAGATTCCTCGCCATGGTCGGCGCAGCCCCGCCCAGATCTGCTTGACTCTGCAAGCGACTGACGCAGCTCTTGCTCTTTATTGCAGCCGCCCAGCTCGCCGTGCTCGCGGGGCCCGCAGAGGTCCACGCAAGCGCCGGCGACACCCTGGAGCTTTTCTGCAACGTGACCGGCATCGCTTCCCCCTTGCCGGCTGTCGTGTACTCCGTGGGGTGGGAGCTTGCCCCAGGACCACATGCCCAGGGACGGCTGGTCGCACAGCTGAGCGTCGACGGGACGGTGGTCCTGGGCCAAGGCTATTCCAATAGCGAAACCGGCAAGCGCCACATCTCCTTGGAGAAGCTGGCGGCTCTGCCGGGACACTACCGCCTGAGGATCCACGCCGCCCAGCCCGGAGATTTGGGGACGTACAGCTGCACGGTGAAAGCCCACATTCGGCACCCTAACCTGAGCCTGCAGCAGGCGGCCAGCAAAACGTCGGTGGGACTGGAAGTGCACATGCAGTCTGAAGGTAAGTCTCGCCTGGCAGCTGTCCTGAGGTCACTGATTTCACTTGACGTGTGCAGGGTGCCCCGCATCCCTAAGGGTCCGAGGGCAGCGCTCTTCCAAAATTGTTCCATCAGCATTTATTAACAGCAGGCTTGGTGCTTTGGAGGCAATATTTAAAGCgattttacacaggtaaaaaaaaGTACATTAATCAGCTGCCTGAAAATGACCCTCGAGGCTGCTAAAAGTCCGTGAGTCCTTCCACAACATGTAAGTAACCTCGACTCGGGGTGATCTTCAGAGAGGGCTAATGCTCATTACCGGGATAAGTCTCCATCAATTCCTTTCACGCTCTTCCTTGCCCCAATTTTTGGATTCTCAGTGGGGAGCATTCTAATctctttattttaacatttttattgatttattttaaacacTGATATCCCACGCTCTACGAAATGTTTGAGGCGGCCCacagtaaaataaacaaacaatattaCAAAATCACAAGACATAATAAAGTACCTTCTTGTAATGCACATTGCCGTGTTGGGAACACTTTACCTGAAGGCTGGTTGAAAAAAAGATAGGTCTTTAAGGCCTtctccaaaaaaattttttgtgcacattattTTTCTGAGCTGTTAGGGTAACGTGTTCCAGATGTATGGGCCATCCTCCGAAAAAGCTCGCTCCCTGGTTGTACAAATTGCAGGTAAACTACTGTGCTGGTGTTCCAACATAAACGTCACTCAGATGGTTTCTTAACAGGAACAGTACTGCACGTAATACAAGTCTCTCTGGTAAAAATCCTTACGCCAACTCAAAAGTAGGAAATGTGTAATCTCTGTATCTCAGGCTGGAATGTGAAGCTTCCCTGGATAAACTGTAaacatggtgggggaggggtcctCCTCTCTCAGCTTGGATCCCCCTTCACAACACCTGGGGTCCAGTGCTTGATACCgagctctcctccccatccccccctttGATTACTGACGGCTCCTCCTTAGCTCTTTGCTGTTTTGAGCCACCGAGCTGGCGCTCAGTTTCTCCTCCCTCCTCGAGGTTCTGGGACCCAACGGCATCAACTCCGTCTCTGCGCTCGCGGGTCGGAAGAGTGAATAAAAAGTCACTGAAGGCGTGGGCTACTCGAAGATCCGCACCGTTAATTCAGCCACCACGGGGCATGAATCGGACATTTTGAGGCCAGTATTCGGTAGGCATTATGGTGGACAAGTCGTCTGgctaaaattagccggataatgaGTCCAGTGTGttcagcgggataaacgtccCGATGAATATATCtgaaagttatccggctacatattGCTTcctgtcaggctgatacagtaaaaatcgagggagagcgggcgcttgcctgctctcccggcgcgcgcacaggccactctcctgtgcgcgtgatacagtaaattaatttatttaaattagggccggcggtaaaaagaggtgctagggacactagcgcgtccctagcacctctttttggacaggcgcggcggctgtcagtgggtttgacagccgatgctcaattttgccggcgtcggttctcgagcctgctgacagccacgggttcggaaaccggacgctggcaaaactgagcgtccggttttcaagccgctggcctatttcaatttttttttcttactttttttaactttcgggacctccgacttaatatcgccatgatattaagttggagggtgcacagaaaagcagtttttactgcttttctgtgcactttcctggtgccggcagaaatgtgcggcttggctgcacattttacttactgaatcacgcgggaataactaatagggccatcaacatgcatttgcatgttgcgggcgctattaggttcggggggtgggtgggggggttggacgcgtgttttggaccccttactgaataagaggtaaatctagcgcgtccaaaacctgtactgtatcggcctgtatgtaactTAGGCTGTCCCCCAAGTTTAAAAGTCACTCATGTTTAAAGGATCGGGCCAGCTTGTTGGGACATCTGAGGGGGGTCAGGGGGAGATACATATGGTGGTGAGAGGGTGCACATTGAGCTGCAAGGCCCATGACTCAGGTTTGTTTTTTCCCTAAGGCCGCTCTGAAGCAGGCCTAAAGTATTCTGGCTGAccgctaggttagccggataactcaacttccccccagaacacccctgaaataccccttttttttatccggctaagttctaGCCACAAAACTGGTCACCTGGCTAGAACTTAGTTGGATAAGAGCCATAAATATTatgttatccttctaaatggctctTAATCTCTGTAGTTCCTAAGGCCAAGGCTTTGGGCCTTTACTAAGCAGACTTGAGGGAAACTGAAAGAAAAGATCCTTCTCTCTCACGTGCAAACCAAACAATCCACACAGACTCCAGGAGCCACCTGCATGCATGCGGTACCTGAGCGCAATCAGCTTTGAAGTGCCCGAAAGGCAGACTATAAATTGAATAAACCATTGCTGCAACCTGCCGGGGAAGAGATGGCAGATTCCTCTCTGCTCCTGAGTAGGGAGCCCAGTGGGGGCCTTATATGAACTTTTAGCCAAATTaagaagaggcattcccaggggcatgTCTAGGACAGGAAAGGATGGTAACGTGCATAGACTGAATTTTCAGCCCTACGCATAttactttccatgaaaaaaaaaaaggtccccacagaaaaagcagctgcaaaaCATCCACCGGTACTCCGTGCCCCTGGCAAGTTTTGAAACGAAAATGCTCAAGTGCTTTCGTTTTACGCCAGCTTTCAGCGTCCAAGGGTTAAGAGTACAAAGGGAACTTGTCTCAGTGCGGATGTTCCCAAAatcgccccccccctcccccgaagtgACCAACGTAAAGTAGTTGTGGTGCATTCGCTGCGTTAGGCGACCCGCTCCTTTCAGGAAGGTCATGATCTCGGGTTagatcgaggggggggggggaggtggcctggttttcaggatgtccttcatgaatatgcatgacacagATTTGCAGGCATGccctccgttgtatgcaaatgCAGCTTGTGCATAATTATTTCGGCTGTCCTGAGAACTAGTCCTGTTTGTGGCTGCTGAGGGCTCCCCTGTTGGCCAGCCTGGGGCTGGATGATTTGACATTTCTAACCAAATGACCGGAAAATCGTACTGCATGGCTTCAGtcaggggctgtgtgtgtgtgtgtgtgtgtgtgtgtgttggtggaaGGGCGTCCTGAATCTGACCCTGCGTTTATGTTAAGAAGTTTCACCTCTGTGGCCGGAAGGTGAGCGAGCAGGTGCATTAAAAATGGAAAGGAATTAAGGTAAAATGAGGCGACGTTTTAAGTGCCAGTAAAGCAGCCTCTGCTTTTCATCCCTACTGGAAGTCTGGACGCTTGACTGCGCTGCTTCATACGCCCCTCTGCTCTGCTGCTTAACGCCAGATCACAGCCTCTGTCCAGAGCTACATTTTTAAGGGTGCCTTTCGCACCCTCGCTTACAGGTTTCAGCTTTGGGAGATGGGTTTTACGTTTGCAGAGAGCTGTTCCAGGATTGTGATTAACCAATCAATAAtccatggaagaaaaaagttcaAACAGGGCAAAgcaataccgtgcgctcaggctagcgcccGGGTcaacccgcggttggacgcggGCTTCGGACGCGCATCCGTAaccccccgatgcaataaggggatcagcgcgtccCAAACCAGGGCGTAGCTAATCGCACTCCTCACGTGTAAATgccatgttaatgaggctattagctagtaccccccgATGTAAAACAATAACCGTGTGCCCGACTCGCACGTTTTAACCTTTCAAACGTTgacgccagccccggagctggcattaagtcttgaggagcctcAAAAGTTGaaccaaaaaaagcagaaaatactgggaaaaaatttttttttaaaaatgtcttgaAGGCGgtgaggttaggaaaacgggtgctcaagtTTACAAGCATCTGATTTCCTGAGCTGCACTGCCAGCCACTTCTCccgggaggcgctagggacgcacggTTTTCCTTTTTGACGCAGCGACTCGTTGGCCCACTGCCTCGCGTGCGCCCGGGAGAGGCGGCGGGGCGCGCGTCAGGAAAGCTCCATCGCGAGCACCCATTTTTCCCCCGCGCGGATATTGCATCGGCCGGAAAGTTTCCTCCCCAAAGGAAGGTTTTCAATCAAGAAAGGTGAAAATGGAATTAGCGTTATGGAACGTTAACTTTATGCCGATTTTGGAATGATTATGTGTGCTTGATCCGCAAAGGGGAGATAACGTGGAAAGGTGGAGGGCCGGACACCATGGGGGCAGGAGGGAGCCAGTGCCCAGTTCTGGCCTGTAGGCTGGGCACAGCAGGGTGCTGTATAGCTGGGGCTTCTGTCCTTATGTGTTTACAAATTTGGGTGTTCATTTTCCAGCTAATCAGAGAGGACAAAAGAGCCTGTGCTTGTCGGTGTTTTTTTTCGGCCCAGTCACTTGCTTGGATACCTTTTCCCGGCTGAACTGAATGCctacatttgtgcagctgaggtgTCACAAGGAGGTTTCAAGGCAGGCAAGGGGAGGAGTGAGAGGCTAGGAGAAGGGTTTTTCTATCCAGTGAACACCTGTTTTATTgactgatttttatttatttatattttcatattCCGCTTTTCGGAGCTTCAGAGTGCACATCCAAGCAGATTTCCATTCTATAGGGGCATCTCCCTAtcccccacagggcttacaatctgattttgtacctgaggcaacagagggcaaAGTGACCTGCCAGAGGTCACAGGGAGCGATTTATTCTTTATATCGAGGGGTTTATCAGTTCTAAAACCAGAAGCCCTAAATATAGCATAACACTGCACCCCTCCACCTTAATGACTGGGGAGTGGCTCACATGTGCTTCccactgctgcctcctcatcaCCAGCTCTTTTGTGGTATTTGTTTGGGTAATATGTACCACTGACTTAGAAGATTTCGCACAAGCAGCCGAATTTCATATACATACAGCTAACTTTAAAATGCATAAGGTGAGACTGTGGCTAAAAGGCCTgtcattccatgaaattagcaagtagcacatttaagattaatctgagaaaatgttttcactcaacgcacaattaagctgtggaatttgttgccagaggatttcgttagtgtagttagtgtagctgggtttaaaaaaggtttggataagttcttggaagagaagtccattaactgctattaatcaagtttacttagggaatagccactgctattaattgcatcagtagcatgggatcttcttagtgtttgggtaattgccaggttcttgtggcctggtttggcctctgttggaaacaggatgctgggcttgatggacccttggtctgacccagcatggcaatttcttatgttcttatgcttctttCCAATCTGTAGCTGTGACGCTGCAGGCCTACTCCAGGCTGGCCGTGTCTTCCATCCACCACGGGGAAACCGCTGGGCTGCTGTGCAACATCACCATGGAAACGACCCAGAGCGTGCAGGTGGCAGTCAGCTGGTGGGCAGAGCTGGGCCGGGCCGAGCAGCAGGAGCCCGAAAGCCTGCTGGTGGCGTCGGTGAACCGGGCAGGGGTGATGGAGCTGCCCGAGCGGGCCTCCGGAGGAGAGGTGAGCATCGACAGGCTGGGGCCGCTGTGCTACAAGCTGCGGCTGCATGGGCTGCAGCAGTCGGACGAAGGGCGCTACCACTGCGCCATCACCGCCTGGGTCCAGTATCCCGACCAGAGCTGGTACAGCGCAGCCTCGGCGAAATCGGACCCCATCACCGTGTACCCTTATGCACTTGgtgagtaaaataaataaataaataaatgcatgcattttataaaggaCCCTTGTGAGCCTGTCAAAAACCCATTAGTTGGAGCCAACAAAGCCGTTTTGTAGAGATTACTTTTGTAAAGCCAATAAATGTTTTTGGATGTGATTTTTCAGGGCCAGCATAGTCTGCAAACAGCCTGATAAAGGAATCTTAGTAATCCCGAAACGCCTGCAATGGTATCATTAGGGCAGAATTATTACGCAAATCACTACAAGTAGCACGGTTTTTGGCAATTTTCACTCCCGAGGAATTTCACAGTTTCCtaatttttttgtgttgtttttgctGCAGTTTTGTGGCAGTTATGCCACTGGGAGTGGGTTATATAAAAGCAGCCCTTTCATGCAGTTTTAGATGTCggtttccccaaatgtttccttATTTGAATACTTTTTAAAGATTCTGTGAATCCCAAACACTAGTTTTGGAAGTCAGCGTTTCTTTGACTTTTCATGGTCTTGCCCTTCGCGTGGTCGTGCTAGGGCCTGTCCGTGGATAGCTGTTCTCCAAAAGAAACCGGTAAACGGTCAGACGGGCTCCAGGCGGCAGTGATGGCTGAGACACAAGTCGCTGTTCGCTTGCGCCAGTCGGTGAATGCTGCTTTACCAGGGTGCGTGGGGCTGATAGAAAGTTAACCCGCTCTTGGCGCGGGTCGAGCCGTACAAGCTGTTCTGCAACACGTCGGGTTTTATCCGCATCGCGCAAGGGGTGTTGCCGGGGACAGGGTTAGGGCGGGGGGAGGGCAATGATGCatgctggttttttttgttttttttttgcattttctaatCCGGGTGCGGCATTTGTTtcaggttggggtgggggggggggggagagggggaaaccgAGCACATGGCATTTTGCAAAAGGAAATTAGGCCTCACACGTTCCCTTtggaaattggtgcaaagtccgtgggggaggggaaggggaaatcccCTCTGATTCTGCGCCAGCgtgggcagtttttaaaaaaaatttccctcaAACTACGAAAGATAAAATCATTTTACCGAGCAAGACGTGTGCAGCTCGGGAGAGGGTGTCTAACGCTGGGCTTTTATTCCCAAAAGTTTTGCTTTGTGCCTTTGATTAACTTTCCATGTGTGCTCCTGTGCTCGTACGTGTGTCGTGCAGGGGGACTGGCGGTGTCAAGCATTGCACGAGTCCCAGGAGCGACGCTCTTGCGTCAGTTTTACTGGTACTGGAGGCACAGGTGCCTGCTGCGAATGATGTTCCAGTGACAGCGCCCACCGAGAAGTTCCACATGGCGCGAGACTTTCTGGCGCGTGCGCTCATCGGTGCAGATCTGCGCTTTGCGTCTTTCTTTCTACTTAAAATCATTCACTGTTTTGTTAAAAGTATGGGCAACagattttcacaaaagtcatgttacggaaatgaaatgagtcaattcttatacatttccatgtgctaaacacgaatgtgactgtgaaaatgcaaaattggctctagtttttttgtaatatgcaataatataattacatcttgaattgtatgccaataggaGACCttcggttaataccgtttgaaaaatgaagtcatagactatgacttagatttctttgcttgtctctagtacacctgttcgggagcatctctgcggagtgtccagcagtagtcagccagcatgaatatttcaaatgctcaccctttctgactgggcttcatatagtgcactgctgacgtcagcttactcagcagcagcatggcagtagaactgcactgcatcagaaaatgatgtaataaactctggatgatgtgtgcatgatggtatgatgcaatattacatcattctgggcttatttacagtcctactggatacatttacacaactaaacatagaaagtgaactatattaaatatcttcaaaacgagagccaataaaaacttttcatggtcatattcgtgttcatcacatcaagatactacagagtaggacctttttaggtcagtaacactttcattgttgcccagtgtagtAAACATGATCCTCACATCCTGCACTTATATCTAGCCACATATGTCTTGGCTGCTGAAGCATTTTGCCTCCAGCGTCCTTACGTGCTGGAATGGCTCCCTCACAATGCAGTGCTCTTGTCATAAACAGGAGACGCCTCGGCACGCGTTTCCCATTCAGCTCTTGCAGTCCGAGTGGAAGCTACCGGTGGCCAATAGCAAACACTAAAATGTGATTTTGGCCCCACATTTGAGCGCCTGGCTTTCTGTTAACATTGAACATCTCAGTGGGGGATTCCAGAGGACATCTGATGCACTAAATTCCTTTCACTAAGTTCGAACTAGAAAGTCGGGCGCGCGCTTGTTTGCCGGTGTTTTTAACAACTCTTGCTGTTGCCTTCCCCCTTTTTGTGCTGGATTTTCTCTTCTGCATCTCACCCGCTGCTCTAGTTAATTTCTTTTCTCGACGTTTTCCAAAGTCTCGTAAAGCAGGAGAGTGCAAAGTTGATTAATAATCTCGCGACGTGACAGCTAGGAAAGGGCTACCGGGTGCGCGCCCTGCAGGTCAAACGTGTTTTTTCTTGTTGCCCGGCAGCCATGGATCTCCTCTTCGTCCCTCTCGTTGTCGGAGTAGCCAGCGCCCTGGTCGTCGGGATCACCGTGGTCGCCACAGTGACGTGTTGCTTCATGAGGAGTCTGCGTCGTCGCAAGAGGTGAAGCGGAAAGGGAAAGGAGGTATGTTGGGCGTCTCCCGCAGGGAACCCGTTCTCCGACGGGCTTTTCTGCGCGCGGTCGGTTTCCCTGAGGGCTCGAGAGTCctcgagagagagaggagagaaatcGGGGGTACGTCGCCGTACGCACCTCGACTccgcagtggggggaggggggcctgctTTATCCAGAGAGCTGGGTCCAGGGATGGATCCGAGATAGTTGGCCGATTTCCTGCATGAAGCATTTGTTATTTGCAGGGGATGGCCAGGATTGTTTGGCAGGCTTCACCTGGTGCACGTGTGTAAGAAATAAATATAATCTAGTCCTCCAGTCCTGCATTATATTATTGTGCTGGCAATGCTTGTGACTTGGGGGAAATACAGACTTCCTCTTTGatgactgtttttttgttttatttttaacctgGCAGTTTCCGCCTGCTCGTTTATATTTTCAGCTCAGTTGGAAGCGGAAGTGGAttctggcaccaggagccttcattcacaaactGCATGGGCTTTAtgagggtttggttttttttgcctgTTTTACACTTCCCCCCTCACCTTTCACCATACCTTAGTCCGATCATTGCAGCCCCAGTCCTTGGCCAGGAGCTGTGCCCCAGGGAATCCAGTAACCATGGGCCCATAAGCAATGATCAcggctccctctcctcccacccggAGGCCATGAACGCTGCCTCTgtaccctgcaatcatggaccctgaatcccttccagaactctgcaatcatggaccctgaatcccttccagaaccctgtaatCACGGACCCTGAATCCCTTCCAGAACCTtgcaatcatggaccctgaaTCCCTTCCAGAACCTTGCAATCACGGACTCTGAAtctcttccagaaccctgcagacACAGGCCCTGAATCCCTTCCAGTACCCTGCAATCACGGACTCTGAATCCCTTCCGgtaccctgcaatcatggaccctgaatcccttccagaactctgcaatcaCGGACCCTGAatcccttccagaaccctgcaatcatggaccctgaaTCCCTTCCGttaccctgcaatcatggaccctgaatcccttccagaactctgcaatcaCGGACCCTGAatcccttccagaaccctgcaatcatggaccctgaaTCCCTTCCGTTACCCTGCAATCACGGACCCTGAATcccttccagaaccctgtaatCACGGACCCTGAATCCCTTCCAGAACCTtgcaatcatggaccctgaaTCCCTTCCAGAACCTTGCAATCACGGACTCTGAAtctcttccagaaccctgcagacACAGGCCCTGAATcccttccagaaccctgtaatCACGGACCCTGAATCCCTTCCAGAACCTtgcaatcatggaccctgaatcccttccagaactctgcaatcatggaccctgaatcccttccagaaccctgtaatCACGGACCCTGAATcccttccagaaccctgtaatCACGGACCCTGAATCCCTTCCAGAACCTtgcaatcatggaccctgaatcccttccagaaccttgcaatcatggaccctgaatcccttccagaaccttgcaatcatggaccctgaatcccttccagaactctgcaatcaCGGACCCTGAATcccttccagaaccctgtaatCACGGACCCTGAATcccttccagaactctgcaatcatggaccctgaatcccttccagaaccttgcaatcatggaccctgaatcccttccag
Protein-coding regions in this window:
- the IGSF8 gene encoding immunoglobulin superfamily member 8 isoform X1; the encoded protein is MKGSRVFLLVPVFLAACLAREVHVPQGPLYRVEGTSASIPCNVTEYEGPSLQHFEWFVYRPGAPDISIGIVSTKNPRFFYTVFESRVQSGDVYIHRARGDGVELRIKRLRAEDTGVYECYTPTTDTKYYGSYSHKVELKVIPDLLHVSATSTSPLKGRLAAVSPLHLAMAESKEMQLTCTALTQSQQHTHLAVSFGVSAPDAPVGRQTLKEIIAVRRDFTVEAGTGGLFADRHQSGEVRVEKTGADKYKLVIASLRPEDTGTYHCTAAEWIQDPDGSWQKITEKRSVLAQVNVQAIAAQLAVLAGPAEVHASAGDTLELFCNVTGIASPLPAVVYSVGWELAPGPHAQGRLVAQLSVDGTVVLGQGYSNSETGKRHISLEKLAALPGHYRLRIHAAQPGDLGTYSCTVKAHIRHPNLSLQQAASKTSVGLEVHMQSEAVTLQAYSRLAVSSIHHGETAGLLCNITMETTQSVQVAVSWWAELGRAEQQEPESLLVASVNRAGVMELPERASGGEVSIDRLGPLCYKLRLHGLQQSDEGRYHCAITAWVQYPDQSWYSAASAKSDPITVYPYALAMDLLFVPLVVGVASALVVGITVVATVTCCFMRSLRRRKR
- the IGSF8 gene encoding immunoglobulin superfamily member 8 isoform X2; this translates as MKGSRVFLLVPVFLAACLAREVHVPQGPLYRVEGTSASIPCNVTEYEGPSLQHFEWFVYRPGAPDISIGIVSTKNPRFFYTVFESRVQSGDVYIHRARGDGVELRIKRLRAEDTGVYECYTPTTDTKYYGSYSHKVELKVIPDLLHVSATSTSPLKGRLAAVSPLHLAMAESKEMQLTCTALTQSQQHTHLAVSFGVSAPDAPVGRQTLKEIIAVRRDFTVEAGTGGLFADRHQSGEVRVEKTGADKYKLVIASLRPEDTGTYHCTAAEWIQDPDGSWQKITEKRSVLAQVNVQAIAAQLAVLAGPAEVHASAGDTLELFCNVTGIASPLPAVVYSVGWELAPGPHAQGRLVAQLSVDGTVVLGQGYSNSETGKRHISLEKLAALPGHYRLRIHAAQPGDLGTYSCTVKAHIRHPNLSLQQAASKTSVGLEVHMQSEAVTLQAYSRLAVSSIHHGETAGLLCNITMETTQSVQVAVSWWAELGRAEQQEPESLLVASVNRAGVMELPERASGGEVSIDRLGPLCYKLRLHGLQQSDEGRYHCAITAWVQYPDQSWYSAASAKSDPITVYPYALGAFVSFQSSGLDHWIFFSRQLASARFLPNL